In Clostridium sp. JN-1, one genomic interval encodes:
- a CDS encoding tetratricopeptide repeat protein — protein sequence MDRSKRLYAKALKIYNHGYIYNAISLCDKSTSLDVRNIAALNLKGLLYYLNGDLDRAQKTWKLNSHVNKDKVAKKYLEDSKKDELNLERYMNAVNLVKNLKINEALELLKVCSESDYNYINVNNYKTICYIKKAEYTKAQECIDKVFRLDKNNSTAKNNMKMLVEYGVVEKKHSLKRAGMAAGIFMLIIILLALVFFAVKSFTNRNMAKLSNNKSSSSASNIKKSTPEKKKTAVSKKQETFPKESLNTYIDNKNFDAMYDCVIKWKDKSLSVNDKALISSAEQMLSSDEGVQYFYTNGCNFINNKDYSKANDSLLKAYQFGSQSYLYSHIIYMLGLSYNSSKDVENAIKYFEKYDQNFPSGDYEETVLYNLAVIYKDIDKTKAKTYANKLADNYSSSMYNNSLIQSIINW from the coding sequence ATGGATAGGTCTAAAAGGCTGTATGCAAAAGCTTTAAAAATATATAATCATGGTTATATCTATAATGCAATTAGCTTGTGTGACAAAAGTACAAGCCTCGATGTTAGAAATATTGCTGCTTTAAACTTAAAAGGCTTACTGTATTATCTAAATGGAGATCTTGATCGTGCACAAAAAACTTGGAAGTTAAATTCTCATGTAAACAAGGATAAGGTTGCCAAAAAGTATCTGGAAGATAGTAAAAAAGATGAGCTCAATCTTGAAAGGTATATGAATGCTGTAAATTTAGTAAAAAACTTAAAAATAAATGAAGCACTTGAGCTTCTTAAAGTGTGTTCAGAAAGTGACTATAATTATATAAATGTAAATAATTATAAGACCATATGCTATATAAAGAAAGCAGAATATACTAAAGCACAAGAATGTATAGATAAAGTATTTAGGCTGGATAAAAATAATTCTACAGCTAAAAATAATATGAAAATGCTTGTAGAATATGGAGTTGTAGAAAAAAAGCACAGCTTAAAAAGAGCAGGTATGGCAGCTGGAATTTTTATGCTTATAATTATTTTGCTTGCGTTAGTTTTTTTTGCGGTAAAAAGTTTTACAAACAGAAACATGGCAAAGCTAAGTAATAATAAAAGTTCAAGCAGTGCCTCTAATATAAAGAAAAGTACTCCAGAAAAAAAGAAAACTGCTGTGTCAAAAAAACAGGAGACTTTTCCAAAAGAGAGCTTAAATACGTATATTGATAATAAAAATTTTGATGCAATGTACGATTGCGTTATTAAATGGAAGGATAAGAGTTTATCAGTAAATGATAAAGCACTTATTTCAAGTGCAGAACAAATGTTATCAAGCGATGAAGGTGTACAATACTTTTATACAAATGGATGTAATTTTATAAATAATAAAGATTACTCTAAGGCAAATGATAGCTTACTTAAAGCATATCAATTTGGCTCACAAAGTTATTTGTATTCACATATAATATATATGCTTGGTCTTAGTTATAATTCTTCAAAAGATGTTGAAAATGCAATAAAGTACTTTGAAAAGTATGATCAAAACTTTCCAAGTGGAGATTATGAAGAAACAGTATTATATAATTTAGCAGTTATATATAAGGATATAGATAAAACAAAAGCGAAAACATATGCAAATAAACTTGCAGATAACTA
- the ptsP gene encoding phosphoenolpyruvate--protein phosphotransferase, which yields MKKGIAASKGYSIGKVLIKEDAEIKVEERKIDDVNLEKERFKKALKSSKEQLIKIKEKAEKEVGADKAAVFESHMMLLGDPEFAGAVESGIESNKVNAEKALNDVVKMYEGIFAAMEDEYMRERGADVKDVGKRIMANLAGKVSVLSDNIEENTVIVANDLTPSDTAQLDKSKVTAFLTNIGGRTSHSAIMARTLEIPAVVGLNDITKEVKNGDTVIVDGVEGIAIVNPDEDTIKEYEIKKQKYMEEKEELKKLIETKTVTKAGKRVEVSGNIGKAEDINQVIENGGDGVGLFRTEFLYMDREDMPGEDEQFESYKYVVEKMNGKPVVIRTLDIGGDKKLPYLPLPQEMNPFLGYRAIRLCLDRKDIFKVQLRALLRASAFGNLKIMFPMISSLEEFLQAKEVLKECMGELKKEGKAFNENLETGIMVEIPAAAVYADELAKYVDFFSIGTNDLIQYTLAADRMNERVSYLYNPMHPAVLRLIKMTIEAAHKEGKWCGMCGEMAGDEKSVPTLVKYGLDEFSMSASSILKAKQLIMQN from the coding sequence ATGAAAAAAGGTATAGCAGCATCAAAAGGATATTCAATAGGTAAAGTCTTAATAAAAGAAGATGCGGAGATAAAAGTTGAAGAAAGAAAAATAGACGATGTTAATCTTGAAAAAGAAAGATTCAAAAAAGCTCTTAAAAGTTCAAAAGAGCAGTTGATTAAGATAAAAGAAAAAGCTGAAAAAGAAGTTGGAGCAGATAAAGCAGCAGTTTTTGAAAGTCATATGATGCTTTTAGGTGATCCAGAATTTGCTGGAGCTGTAGAATCAGGAATTGAATCAAATAAGGTGAATGCAGAAAAGGCTCTTAACGATGTAGTTAAAATGTATGAAGGTATATTTGCAGCAATGGAAGATGAGTACATGAGAGAAAGAGGAGCAGATGTAAAAGATGTTGGAAAGAGGATAATGGCTAACCTTGCTGGAAAGGTTTCTGTGTTATCTGATAATATAGAGGAAAATACAGTAATAGTTGCAAATGACTTAACTCCATCCGATACTGCACAGTTAGATAAGAGCAAAGTAACAGCTTTCCTTACAAATATAGGAGGAAGAACTTCCCACAGTGCTATTATGGCAAGAACTTTAGAGATACCAGCAGTAGTAGGACTTAATGATATAACAAAAGAAGTTAAAAATGGAGATACAGTAATTGTAGACGGAGTAGAGGGAATTGCAATAGTAAATCCAGATGAGGATACTATAAAAGAGTATGAGATTAAAAAGCAAAAATACATGGAAGAAAAAGAAGAACTGAAAAAACTTATAGAAACTAAAACTGTTACAAAAGCAGGCAAGAGAGTAGAAGTTTCAGGAAATATAGGAAAAGCAGAAGATATAAATCAAGTTATAGAAAATGGTGGAGATGGAGTAGGTCTCTTTAGAACAGAATTCCTATACATGGATAGAGAAGATATGCCTGGAGAAGATGAGCAGTTTGAATCATATAAATATGTAGTTGAAAAAATGAATGGAAAACCTGTAGTTATAAGAACTTTGGATATAGGGGGAGATAAAAAGCTTCCATATCTTCCATTACCTCAGGAAATGAATCCATTCTTAGGATATAGAGCTATAAGACTTTGCCTTGATAGAAAAGATATATTTAAAGTTCAATTAAGAGCATTACTTAGAGCATCAGCTTTTGGAAATCTAAAGATAATGTTTCCTATGATATCTTCATTAGAAGAATTCCTTCAAGCTAAAGAAGTTCTAAAAGAGTGCATGGGAGAACTTAAAAAAGAAGGAAAAGCATTTAACGAGAATTTAGAAACCGGCATAATGGTTGAAATACCTGCAGCAGCTGTTTATGCAGATGAGCTTGCAAAATATGTTGATTTCTTTAGTATAGGAACTAATGACTTAATACAATATACTTTAGCAGCAGATAGGATGAATGAGAGAGTATCATATCTTTACAACCCAATGCACCCAGCAGTACTTAGACTTATAAAGATGACTATAGAAGCTGCACATAAAGAAGGAAAATGGTGCGGAATGTGTGGAGAAATGGCAGGTGATGAAAAATCTGTGCCTACACTTGTAAAGTATGGATTAGATGAATTCTCAATGAGTGCGTCTTCGATACTTAAAGCAAAACAACTTATAATGCAAAATTAA
- a CDS encoding sigma 54-interacting transcriptional regulator, with protein sequence MYKNSINIPINGGIHTRIAAIIVNKAEQLKNEFGVNLYIRNLPSAEPLAISMLALLSLKIKKDDIIEISCKEDSMDGQNAVLKLCNFITIDMANTQNNSTLSKIDDIMEQKTIAYEQIVKNIPVGIIVIDANGYITTMNDYTLKMIDKKLNNVIGMYVKDVIPTSYLPNITVSKKRVFGQTQYINNHLVITNRSPIFYNDKVIGALGIFQDISEVAAMKEVNERFKKILEASHDLICFVDDRRIINYVNPAYEKHFGIDHNDLVGKDLLEVSPNGFTMKVFNSKKPIENIVYTKGNSNIVSTVEPIFIDSTFNGVISISKTENELKDLMKKLEKSQEELNYYKEELKRQTVSIKSFSSIIGCSSSLKECIFMADKASQSTSTVLIRGESGTGKELIAKAIHDNSSRRGKPFVRVNCAAIPQNLFESELFGYEKGAFTGAFKNKPGKFNIANKGTIFLDEIGDMPISMQVKLLRVLQEKEFESVGGVTPQKVDVRIIAATNRNLEEMIKEGSFREDLYYRLNVLTIMLPPLRNRKDDINLLVEHFMKKISKKLNKNVSHIDKKCLSYLQEYHWPGNIRELENIIERAINMCDNSTITENDLPFYIKNDDSETNNLINLRNNELMPLEEYEKELILTAVKKYKSYNKAGKVLGITHRTVALRCKKYNIDINKLKQS encoded by the coding sequence ATGTATAAGAATAGTATAAACATACCTATAAATGGAGGTATACACACAAGAATAGCTGCAATCATAGTTAATAAGGCTGAACAATTAAAAAATGAATTTGGAGTAAATTTATATATAAGAAATCTTCCATCTGCGGAACCTCTTGCAATAAGTATGCTTGCACTGCTTTCACTTAAAATAAAAAAGGATGACATTATAGAAATTTCCTGCAAAGAAGATTCTATGGATGGTCAAAATGCTGTACTCAAGTTATGTAACTTTATAACAATTGATATGGCAAATACTCAAAATAATTCGACTTTATCTAAAATAGATGACATAATGGAGCAAAAGACCATAGCATACGAACAAATTGTTAAAAACATTCCTGTAGGAATAATTGTGATAGATGCTAATGGTTATATTACTACAATGAATGATTATACTTTAAAGATGATAGACAAAAAACTAAATAATGTAATTGGAATGTATGTAAAGGATGTTATTCCAACTTCTTATTTACCAAATATAACTGTGTCTAAAAAACGTGTTTTTGGACAAACACAGTATATAAATAATCATTTAGTAATTACAAATAGATCCCCTATATTTTATAATGATAAGGTAATTGGTGCTCTTGGAATTTTTCAGGATATATCCGAAGTTGCTGCTATGAAAGAAGTTAATGAGAGGTTTAAAAAAATATTAGAAGCATCACATGATTTGATATGTTTTGTAGATGACAGGAGAATTATAAATTATGTAAATCCAGCTTACGAAAAACACTTTGGAATCGATCACAATGATCTAGTTGGAAAAGACCTTTTAGAAGTATCACCAAATGGTTTCACAATGAAGGTCTTTAATTCTAAAAAACCAATAGAAAACATAGTTTACACAAAAGGCAATTCAAATATAGTATCCACTGTAGAACCTATTTTCATTGATAGTACATTTAATGGAGTTATTTCAATTTCTAAAACTGAAAATGAATTAAAGGATTTGATGAAAAAACTTGAAAAGTCCCAAGAAGAATTAAATTATTACAAGGAAGAACTTAAAAGGCAAACTGTCTCAATTAAATCATTTAGTTCAATAATAGGATGCAGCAGCTCACTTAAGGAATGTATCTTTATGGCAGATAAGGCTTCTCAGTCAACTTCAACTGTACTTATACGCGGCGAAAGTGGTACTGGTAAGGAACTTATAGCAAAGGCAATACATGATAACAGCAGCAGACGCGGCAAGCCATTTGTAAGGGTAAACTGTGCAGCAATACCACAAAATCTATTTGAAAGTGAATTATTTGGATATGAAAAAGGTGCATTTACTGGTGCTTTTAAAAACAAACCTGGAAAATTTAATATTGCCAACAAAGGTACTATATTCTTAGATGAAATAGGAGACATGCCTATTTCAATGCAAGTAAAATTACTAAGGGTTCTCCAGGAAAAGGAGTTTGAAAGTGTTGGCGGAGTTACACCTCAAAAGGTAGATGTTAGAATAATAGCTGCTACTAATAGGAACTTAGAGGAAATGATAAAAGAAGGCAGCTTCCGTGAAGATTTATATTACAGATTGAACGTACTCACTATAATGCTTCCACCGCTTAGGAATAGAAAAGATGATATAAATCTTTTAGTCGAACACTTTATGAAGAAAATAAGTAAAAAACTAAATAAGAATGTATCTCATATAGATAAAAAGTGTCTCTCTTACCTTCAGGAATACCACTGGCCGGGCAATATACGGGAACTTGAAAACATAATTGAAAGAGCTATAAATATGTGTGATAATTCTACTATCACTGAAAATGATCTGCCTTTTTATATAAAAAATGATGACAGTGAAACAAATAATTTAATAAATTTAAGAAATAATGAACTAATGCCTCTCGAAGAATATGAAAAGGAATTAATCTTAACGGCAGTGAAAAAATATAAGAGCTATAATAAGGCTGGAAAAGTCCTTGGAATAACTCATAGAACTGTTGCACTAAGATGTAAAAAATATAACATTGACATAAATAAGTTAAAACAAAGTTAA
- a CDS encoding Fe-S-containing hydro-lyase has protein sequence MEKHIKTPFTEDEVKSLKAGDSVLISGIIYTARDAAHKRLVELMDKGLELPIDVKDQIIYYVGPTPPKPGMVIGSAGPTTSYRMDPYAPRLLDAGLKGMIGKGVRSKEVIESMKKNKAVYFAAIGGAAALMAKSVEEAEVIAYEDLGSEAIRKLKVKDLPVVVVIDSVGNNLYEIGQENYLKSKL, from the coding sequence ATGGAAAAACATATAAAAACTCCTTTTACAGAAGATGAAGTTAAATCTTTAAAAGCTGGTGATAGTGTTTTAATATCTGGAATAATATATACTGCAAGAGATGCTGCACATAAAAGGCTCGTAGAACTTATGGATAAGGGATTAGAACTTCCTATAGATGTAAAAGATCAAATAATATACTATGTGGGACCAACTCCACCAAAGCCAGGCATGGTAATAGGATCAGCAGGTCCAACTACTAGCTACAGAATGGACCCATATGCACCGAGACTTCTTGATGCAGGATTAAAGGGAATGATAGGAAAAGGTGTTAGATCAAAAGAAGTTATAGAATCAATGAAGAAAAATAAAGCAGTGTATTTTGCTGCAATAGGAGGAGCCGCTGCTCTTATGGCAAAGTCAGTAGAAGAAGCTGAAGTAATTGCATATGAAGATTTGGGATCAGAAGCAATAAGAAAGTTAAAAGTAAAAGATTTACCAGTCGTGGTTGTAATAGATAGTGTTGGAAACAACTTATATGAAATAGGACAGGAAAATTATCTTAAATCAAAATTATAA
- a CDS encoding fumarate hydratase has protein sequence MKDINVLDIIKTVKKLCIDSNYYLSKDVKDKIVEAQKSESWPMAKGILDKILENVDTAEKEKMPMCQDTGMACVFVEIGQEVHIVGGNLEEAINEGVRRGYTEGYLRKSVVCDPINRVNTKDNTPAIIYYNIVPGDKLKITVAPKGFGSENMSQIKMLKPADGLEGVKKFVLKVVKEAGPNPCPPIVVGVGIGGSFDKAANLAKKALIRPLDKRNPDKFYSNLEEELLNKINELGIGPQGFGGKTTAIAVNIETYPTHIAGLPAAVNINCHVTRHKEAIL, from the coding sequence ATGAAAGATATAAATGTACTTGATATAATAAAAACTGTAAAAAAGTTGTGTATAGATTCGAATTATTATCTTTCAAAAGATGTAAAAGATAAGATAGTAGAAGCTCAAAAAAGTGAAAGCTGGCCTATGGCAAAAGGAATACTTGATAAAATATTAGAAAATGTAGACACAGCAGAAAAAGAAAAGATGCCAATGTGTCAAGATACTGGGATGGCATGTGTTTTTGTAGAAATTGGACAGGAAGTACATATAGTTGGAGGAAATTTAGAAGAAGCTATAAATGAAGGTGTTAGGAGAGGGTATACCGAAGGATACTTGAGAAAGTCTGTCGTATGTGACCCTATAAATAGAGTGAATACAAAGGACAATACACCTGCAATCATATACTACAATATAGTCCCAGGTGATAAGTTAAAGATTACAGTTGCACCAAAAGGATTTGGTTCTGAAAATATGAGCCAAATAAAGATGCTTAAACCAGCCGATGGTCTAGAAGGTGTAAAAAAGTTTGTTTTAAAGGTAGTAAAAGAAGCAGGACCAAATCCATGTCCTCCAATTGTAGTTGGAGTTGGAATAGGCGGAAGTTTTGATAAAGCTGCAAACTTAGCAAAGAAGGCTCTTATAAGACCGCTTGACAAGAGAAATCCAGATAAATTTTATTCAAATTTAGAAGAAGAACTTTTAAATAAAATAAATGAGCTTGGAATAGGACCTCAAGGATTTGGAGGTAAAACTACAGCCATTGCAGTTAATATTGAAACTTATCCTACTCATATAGCAGGACTTCCTGCAGCTGTAAATATAAATTGTCATGTAACGCGTCATAAAGAAGCAATATTATAA
- a CDS encoding GntR family transcriptional regulator produces the protein MQIKVNKESGIPLYLQVKKQIMGLIKGDTLKVGDKMPTERDLSEKLKVSRNTVSTAYNELEQEGVLKSYQGRGTFVAEDANPWKVQNIREKIGKFIDLGFEEALEAGIDADEFLEIVNQRVREKRDFMKKITALYIECNMEQSRMFSKELMDSTDMNVIPLTLQDIKNIKKETEELIRKSQVIIATFNHVNEVARILKPFKKEVIGVAINVDLETIVKIARYPEDTRFGFVCMSQEFMFKARGALEKAGLGNINIQYSNTWDKNELKKIINNSDVLIVSPGRYDDVVRSLTPDKQIMKFLYSLDDNSIKTLKSKMVENK, from the coding sequence ATACAGATTAAAGTTAATAAAGAAAGTGGGATTCCTCTTTACTTACAAGTAAAAAAACAAATAATGGGTTTGATAAAAGGTGATACCTTGAAGGTTGGAGATAAGATGCCAACTGAGCGTGATCTTTCAGAAAAACTGAAGGTAAGTAGAAATACTGTAAGTACAGCTTATAATGAGCTGGAACAAGAGGGAGTATTAAAATCTTACCAAGGGAGAGGTACATTTGTAGCTGAAGATGCAAATCCCTGGAAGGTACAAAACATAAGAGAAAAGATCGGTAAATTTATTGATCTTGGATTTGAAGAAGCACTAGAAGCAGGAATAGATGCTGATGAATTTTTAGAAATAGTTAATCAAAGGGTAAGAGAAAAAAGAGATTTTATGAAAAAAATAACGGCACTATATATAGAATGCAACATGGAGCAGTCCAGAATGTTTAGTAAAGAATTAATGGATAGTACCGATATGAATGTAATTCCACTTACGCTGCAGGATATTAAAAATATAAAAAAGGAAACAGAAGAACTTATAAGGAAAAGCCAAGTTATAATAGCCACATTTAATCATGTAAATGAGGTTGCTAGAATACTTAAGCCTTTTAAAAAAGAAGTTATAGGTGTTGCTATAAATGTTGATTTAGAGACTATAGTAAAAATAGCAAGATATCCTGAAGACACACGATTTGGATTTGTATGTATGTCTCAGGAATTTATGTTCAAGGCAAGAGGTGCTCTTGAAAAAGCTGGTCTTGGGAATATCAATATTCAGTACAGTAATACTTGGGATAAAAATGAACTCAAAAAAATTATAAATAATTCAGATGTACTGATAGTTTCACCTGGAAGATATGATGATGTAGTACGAAGTTTAACTCCTGATAAGCAAATAATGAAGTTTTTATACAGTTTAGATGATAACTCTATAAAAACACTTAAATCAAAAATGGTAGAAAACAAATAG
- the cwlD gene encoding N-acetylmuramoyl-L-alanine amidase CwlD — MKLTNKRLISVLVVISVGLTSIFYANFNLSLPVNKIQNEKTITILIDPGHGGIDGGAQSRNGTCEKDINLNISKKLKDMLISSGYNVVMTREKDMGLYGENKTVKQKKVEDLNNRCKMKKDSSCDIFMSIHLNMFPESKYSGAQVWYSKNPQSQELASVIQGNLKKDIDPNNNREQKPALDSYKVLRCNDDMPSVLIECGFLSNPSEEQKLKTDAYQTSIAKCLCNSINQYCKSKQ; from the coding sequence ATGAAACTTACAAATAAAAGATTAATATCTGTTTTAGTAGTTATTTCAGTTGGATTAACTTCAATATTTTATGCTAATTTTAATTTATCACTTCCTGTTAACAAAATTCAAAATGAAAAGACTATAACAATACTCATAGATCCAGGTCATGGAGGTATTGACGGAGGAGCACAGTCTCGAAATGGCACATGTGAAAAGGATATCAACTTAAATATAAGTAAAAAACTTAAAGATATGCTTATAAGCAGTGGATATAACGTAGTTATGACCAGAGAAAAAGATATGGGGTTATACGGCGAAAATAAAACTGTAAAACAGAAGAAAGTTGAAGATTTAAATAATAGGTGTAAAATGAAAAAGGACAGCAGCTGCGATATATTTATGAGTATACACCTTAATATGTTCCCAGAGTCAAAGTATTCAGGTGCACAAGTTTGGTATTCTAAAAATCCGCAAAGTCAGGAGCTTGCTTCTGTAATTCAAGGAAACTTAAAGAAAGACATAGATCCCAATAATAATAGAGAGCAAAAACCTGCACTTGACTCATATAAAGTACTTAGATGTAATGATGATATGCCGTCTGTACTTATAGAATGTGGATTTTTATCAAATCCATCAGAAGAACAAAAATTAAAAACAGATGCATACCAAACTAGCATAGCTAAATGTTTGTGTAATTCTATAAATCAATACTGTAAGTCAAAGCAGTAG
- the rpsI gene encoding 30S ribosomal protein S9, with protein sequence MAKVQYFGTGRRKNSVARVRLVPGEGKVTINKRDIQDYFGLETLRVVVNQPLELTETKSKYDVLVNVHGGGFTGQAGAIRHGISRALLKVDQNLKPELKKAGFLTRDPRMKERKKYGLKKARKAPQFSKR encoded by the coding sequence ATGGCTAAAGTACAGTATTTTGGAACAGGAAGAAGAAAAAATTCAGTAGCTAGAGTAAGACTTGTACCTGGTGAAGGTAAAGTAACAATAAATAAAAGAGATATTCAGGATTATTTTGGATTAGAAACTTTAAGGGTTGTAGTAAACCAACCTTTAGAATTAACTGAAACTAAGAGCAAATATGATGTCTTAGTTAACGTTCACGGCGGTGGATTCACTGGTCAGGCAGGAGCTATAAGACACGGTATATCAAGAGCCCTTTTAAAAGTTGATCAAAACTTGAAACCAGAACTTAAAAAAGCAGGATTCTTGACAAGAGACCCAAGAATGAAAGAAAGAAAGAAATATGGTCTTAAAAAAGCAAGAAAAGCTCCACAATTCTCAAAGAGATAG
- the rplM gene encoding 50S ribosomal protein L13, whose translation MKSYIAKPQEVERKWYVIDAAGKPLGRVASQVASILRGKNKPIFTPHVDTGDFVIIINAEKVVLTGKKLDQKMLRHHSLYPGGLKETPYREALAKKPEFVFKEAVRRMLPEGVLGKQMLKKLKVYKGTEHDHQAQKPEVLELRY comes from the coding sequence ATGAAATCATACATAGCAAAACCGCAAGAAGTTGAAAGAAAATGGTATGTTATTGATGCTGCTGGAAAGCCGCTGGGAAGAGTAGCAAGCCAAGTTGCTTCAATATTAAGAGGAAAAAATAAACCTATATTTACACCACATGTTGACACAGGAGATTTCGTTATAATAATTAATGCAGAAAAAGTTGTTTTAACAGGAAAGAAATTAGATCAAAAGATGTTAAGACATCATTCACTATATCCAGGTGGATTAAAAGAGACTCCTTATAGGGAAGCATTAGCTAAGAAACCGGAATTTGTATTTAAAGAAGCAGTTAGAAGAATGCTTCCAGAAGGTGTATTAGGAAAACAAATGCTTAAAAAACTAAAAGTATATAAAGGCACAGAGCATGATCATCAAGCTCAAAAACCAGAAGTTTTAGAATTAAGATATTAG
- the truA gene encoding tRNA pseudouridine(38-40) synthase TruA translates to MRNIKLTIEYDGTNYAGWQRQINAVTVEQRVEEAVEKLTNKHCEVIGASRTDSGVHARAYVCNFFTDSVIPEYKFKGAINNFLPQDIVVKECEEVSLDFHARFCSKGKRYIYTVFNGDQRLALGRNYAYYYHRKLDISKMQKAAKYLIGTHDFAAFKNKGSSPHNSIRTITGLNVEKKGQFITFTVTGNAFLYNMVRIIVGTLLDVGCGRFEVDYVKTILELKDRSKAGKSAPALGLVLDEVFY, encoded by the coding sequence ATGAGAAATATAAAGCTTACTATTGAATATGATGGCACAAATTATGCAGGATGGCAAAGACAGATAAATGCTGTTACTGTTGAACAAAGAGTTGAAGAGGCAGTAGAAAAGCTCACAAATAAACATTGCGAAGTAATAGGGGCAAGCAGGACGGATTCAGGAGTCCATGCTAGGGCATATGTGTGCAACTTTTTTACAGACAGTGTTATACCAGAATATAAGTTTAAAGGAGCAATAAATAATTTTTTGCCTCAAGATATTGTAGTTAAAGAATGTGAAGAAGTATCACTTGATTTTCATGCTAGATTTTGCAGTAAGGGTAAAAGATATATATATACTGTTTTTAATGGAGATCAGCGTTTGGCTTTAGGTAGAAATTATGCTTATTATTATCATAGAAAGCTTGATATATCAAAAATGCAAAAGGCAGCCAAGTATCTTATAGGAACACATGATTTTGCTGCATTTAAAAACAAGGGGAGCAGTCCACATAATTCAATTAGAACTATAACAGGGCTCAATGTAGAAAAAAAAGGGCAGTTTATAACATTTACAGTAACCGGAAATGCATTTTTATATAATATGGTTAGAATCATAGTTGGAACACTCTTAGATGTAGGGTGCGGCAGATTTGAAGTCGATTATGTAAAGACTATACTTGAGCTAAAGGATAGAAGTAAAGCTGGAAAGTCAGCACCAGCTCTTGGTCTTGTATTGGATGAAGTATTTTATTAA
- a CDS encoding energy-coupling factor transporter transmembrane component T encodes MIKDITIGQYVPGNSFVHKLDPRVKILISLVYIVDLFLVNNFKGYVFIIFFTFAAIYISKVPFSYIYKGLKPIFILVVITALLNLLMTGGTNPPLYHWKFITIYREGVSIAVFMVLRLVFLIIGTSLLTLTTSPIELTDGIEKLLNPFKKIGVPAHELAMMMTIALRFIPTLMDETDKIMKAQMARGADFESGNLVHRAKSLIPILVPLFISSFRRADELAMAMEARCYRGGEGRTRMKQLKLSNKDFTAVVCVTLLVAISVWSRMWK; translated from the coding sequence ATGATTAAAGATATTACGATAGGACAGTATGTACCAGGCAATTCTTTTGTCCATAAGTTAGATCCAAGGGTTAAAATATTAATATCTTTAGTTTATATAGTTGATTTATTTTTAGTTAATAACTTTAAAGGATATGTATTCATAATTTTTTTTACATTTGCAGCTATATATATATCTAAAGTCCCATTTAGTTATATATACAAAGGATTAAAGCCTATATTTATTTTAGTTGTGATAACAGCTTTGTTAAATTTGCTCATGACTGGTGGAACTAATCCACCGCTGTATCACTGGAAATTCATAACTATATATAGAGAAGGTGTATCGATTGCAGTTTTTATGGTCTTAAGACTTGTATTCCTCATAATTGGAACATCACTTTTAACGCTTACAACTTCACCAATTGAATTGACTGATGGAATTGAAAAGCTGTTGAATCCATTTAAGAAAATAGGGGTGCCAGCCCATGAACTTGCAATGATGATGACAATAGCACTTAGATTTATACCAACTTTAATGGATGAAACTGATAAAATAATGAAGGCACAAATGGCAAGAGGAGCTGACTTTGAATCTGGAAATCTAGTACATAGAGCAAAAAGTTTAATTCCTATCCTTGTACCATTATTTATAAGTTCATTTAGACGAGCAGATGAACTTGCAATGGCTATGGAAGCAAGATGCTATAGAGGCGGAGAAGGTAGAACTAGAATGAAGCAGTTAAAACTTTCAAATAAAGATTTTACTGCAGTAGTTTGTGTTACTCTATTAGTTGCTATTTCCGTATGGAGTAGGATGTGGAAGTAA